A portion of the Bacillus thuringiensis genome contains these proteins:
- the ffh gene encoding signal recognition particle protein — translation MAFEGLADRLQQTMQKIRGKGKVSEADVKEMMREVRLALLEADVNFKVVKDFIKRVSERAVGQDVMKSLTPGQQVIKIVQEELTELMGGEQSKIAVANKPPTVIMMVGLQGAGKTTTTGKLANLLRKKHNRKPMLVAADIYRPAAIKQLETLGKQLDMPVFSLGDQVSPVEIAKQAIAKAKEDHHDYVLIDTAGRLHIDEELMDELAKVKEVAKPDEIFLVVDAMTGQDAVNVAQSFHEQLGLTGVVLTKLDGDTRGGAALSIKAVTNTPIKFAGMGEKLDAIEAFHPERMASRILGMGDVLTLIEKAQATVDEEKAKELEQKMRTLSFTLDDFLEQLGQVRQLGPLDELLGMLPGANKIKGLKNAQVDEKQIGHIEAIIRSMTKLEREQPEIINASRKKRIAKGSGTTVQEINRLIKQFDDMKKMMKTMTGMQKGKKKGLGGLKFPFM, via the coding sequence ATGGCATTTGAAGGATTAGCCGACCGACTTCAACAGACAATGCAAAAAATCCGCGGCAAAGGAAAAGTTTCTGAAGCCGATGTGAAAGAAATGATGAGAGAAGTTCGTCTGGCTCTTTTAGAAGCAGATGTTAACTTTAAAGTAGTAAAAGATTTTATAAAGCGTGTGTCTGAGCGTGCTGTCGGACAAGATGTAATGAAAAGTTTGACACCTGGACAACAAGTAATTAAAATCGTACAGGAAGAACTTACAGAACTTATGGGCGGAGAGCAAAGCAAAATTGCTGTTGCTAATAAGCCACCGACTGTTATTATGATGGTTGGTCTGCAAGGTGCGGGTAAAACGACGACAACAGGTAAGCTTGCGAATTTGCTTCGTAAAAAGCATAATCGTAAACCGATGCTTGTTGCAGCGGATATTTACCGTCCAGCAGCAATTAAACAGCTTGAAACATTAGGGAAGCAATTGGACATGCCTGTATTTTCTTTAGGAGATCAAGTAAGTCCTGTTGAAATTGCAAAACAAGCGATTGCAAAAGCAAAAGAAGATCATCACGATTATGTTTTAATCGATACAGCGGGTCGCCTGCATATTGATGAAGAACTAATGGATGAATTAGCGAAAGTTAAAGAAGTTGCGAAACCGGATGAAATTTTCCTTGTTGTCGATGCGATGACGGGACAAGACGCGGTAAATGTTGCGCAAAGTTTCCATGAACAGTTAGGTTTAACAGGTGTTGTATTAACGAAATTAGATGGTGATACGCGCGGTGGTGCTGCATTATCTATTAAGGCTGTAACAAACACACCGATTAAATTTGCTGGTATGGGTGAAAAACTAGATGCAATTGAAGCGTTCCATCCAGAGCGTATGGCATCCCGTATTTTAGGGATGGGCGATGTCTTAACATTAATTGAAAAAGCGCAAGCTACAGTTGATGAAGAGAAAGCAAAAGAACTTGAGCAAAAAATGCGTACGCTTTCGTTTACGCTTGACGATTTCCTAGAACAACTTGGACAAGTGCGTCAACTTGGGCCGCTTGATGAATTGTTAGGAATGCTTCCTGGTGCAAATAAAATTAAAGGGCTGAAAAATGCGCAAGTTGATGAAAAACAAATTGGGCATATTGAGGCAATTATTCGTTCTATGACTAAATTAGAACGAGAACAACCGGAAATAATCAATGCTAGTCGCAAAAAGCGCATTGCCAAAGGTAGCGGTACAACGGTACAAGAAATCAATCGTCTAATCAAACAATTCGATGACATGAAAAAAATGATGAAGACGATGACGGGAATGCAAAAAGGCAAGAAAAAAGGACTAGGTGGATTGAAG
- a CDS encoding putative DNA-binding protein produces MLEKTTRMNYLFDFYQSLLTQKQRSYMSLYYLDDLSLGEIAEEFDVSRQAVYDNIKRTEAMLEEYEDKLVLLQKFQERQRLVAKLKQLISEEEHVNEEMKQVVEAIEKLD; encoded by the coding sequence ATGCTCGAAAAAACAACGAGAATGAACTATTTATTTGATTTTTATCAATCGTTGTTAACGCAAAAACAAAGAAGTTATATGTCGCTTTATTATCTAGATGATTTATCTCTTGGTGAAATTGCGGAAGAATTTGATGTAAGTCGCCAAGCCGTGTATGATAACATTAAACGGACTGAAGCGATGCTTGAAGAATATGAAGATAAATTAGTATTACTTCAAAAGTTTCAAGAGCGACAGCGACTTGTTGCAAAGCTAAAACAGCTAATCAGCGAAGAAGAGCATGTGAATGAAGAAATGAAACAAGTTGTTGAAGCTATCGAAAAATTAGATTAG
- the ftsY gene encoding signal recognition particle-docking protein FtsY, translating into MSFFKKLKEKISKQTDTVTEKFKQGLEKTRNSFADKVNDLVYRYRKVDEDFFEELEEILIGADVGVATVMELIDQLKEEVQRRNIQDPKEVQAVISEKLVGIYKGDSDFSNEINMQEDQLTVVLFVGVNGVGKTTTIGKLAHKFKSEGKSVLLAAGDTFRAGAIEQLEVWGDRVGVEVIKQGSGSDPAAVMYDAVQAAKARKVDVLLCDTAGRLQNKVNLMKELEKVKRVIEREVPGAPHEVLLVIDATTGQNGLSQAKTFREATNVTGIVLTKLDGTAKGGIVLAIRNEMDVPVKFVGLGEQMDDLQQFDPEQYVYGLFANLVETEEV; encoded by the coding sequence ATGAGTTTTTTTAAAAAACTAAAAGAAAAAATTTCAAAACAAACGGATACAGTTACTGAGAAATTTAAACAAGGATTAGAAAAAACGAGAAATTCATTTGCGGATAAAGTGAATGATTTAGTGTATCGTTACCGTAAAGTGGATGAAGATTTCTTCGAAGAGCTAGAAGAAATCTTAATCGGTGCAGATGTCGGAGTTGCGACGGTAATGGAATTAATTGATCAATTGAAAGAAGAAGTGCAACGCCGTAACATTCAAGATCCAAAAGAAGTACAAGCTGTTATTTCAGAAAAGTTAGTAGGGATTTACAAAGGCGACAGCGATTTTAGTAACGAAATTAATATGCAAGAGGACCAATTAACGGTTGTTTTATTTGTTGGTGTTAACGGTGTAGGAAAAACGACGACAATTGGTAAACTGGCACATAAGTTTAAATCAGAAGGTAAGTCTGTCCTATTAGCGGCAGGAGACACATTCCGTGCTGGAGCGATTGAACAATTAGAAGTATGGGGCGATCGCGTTGGTGTAGAAGTAATTAAACAAGGATCTGGCTCTGATCCAGCGGCGGTTATGTATGACGCTGTACAAGCTGCGAAAGCACGTAAGGTAGACGTATTACTATGTGACACAGCAGGACGCTTGCAAAATAAAGTCAACTTAATGAAAGAGTTAGAGAAGGTGAAGCGCGTAATTGAGCGTGAAGTACCAGGTGCTCCTCATGAAGTATTGCTTGTTATTGATGCAACAACAGGACAAAACGGTTTAAGCCAAGCGAAAACATTCCGCGAGGCGACGAATGTTACTGGTATTGTTTTAACGAAGTTAGATGGAACTGCTAAAGGTGGTATTGTATTAGCGATTCGTAACGAAATGGATGTACCGGTGAAGTTTGTTGGATTAGGAGAGCAAATGGATGACTTGCAGCAGTTTGATCCAGAACAATATGTGTATGGTTTATTTGCGAACTTAGTAGAAACAGAAGAAGTATAA
- the smc gene encoding chromosome segregation protein SMC, with amino-acid sequence MFLKRLEIAGFKSFAERVSVDFVPGVTSVVGPNGSGKSNITDAIRWVLGEQSAKSLRGAKMEDIIFAGSDTRRAVNVAEVTLTLNNEDQRLPIEYNEVCVTRRVSRSGDSDFYINKQSCRLKDIIDLFMDSGMGREAFSIISQGKVEEILSSKSEERRGVFEEAAGVLKYKLRKKKAEGKLAETQENLNRVQDIIHELSSQVEPLERQASIAKDYLENKEELEKVEAALIVHEIEELHEKWEALRNQFGHNKNEEVKMSTNLQKSEEELEELRGQLQAVDESVDSLQEVLLLSSKELEKLEGQRELLKERKQNATTHCAQLEQLIVELTEKAKSYDGEIESSTEALMQFVNEVKELEQKLHDNEQLLATFADNLEEQIENLKGDYIELLNQQASHRNELSMIEEQSKQQTSKNERLDEENAKYVEMRMEITAKKTKLVESYEQVKEKVAGIISNIQKTEAALGKCKTQYSENETKLYQAYQFVQQARSRKEMLEEMQEDYSGFYQGVREVLKARENRLQGIEGAVAELLTVPKEYEVAMEIALGAAMQHIVVQTEEHARNAIAFLKQNKHGRATFLPQAVIKSRSLSFEQLRIVNQHPSFVGVAAELVQYNNKYENVVSNLLGTVIVAKDLRGANELAKQLQYRYRIVTIDGDVVNPGGSMTGGAVKQAKSSLLGRQRELEEWTRKLTDMEEKTTKLENFVKAVKQEIQEKEVKIRELRQTVEAERVDEQKLREEINRLELEEHRINDRLSIYDLEIEGFLQDRVKIQGRKEELEGILTNLQADITELDSKIVALTKQKSEQHSSKEKVQKEMTELKVLAAEKQQRLSNQKEKVERLTKEKEETDATLVKTKEDLAFLKQEMTSNSSGEEQITNMIEKKAYDRNQTSELIRSRREQRISLQERVEHLERDLKETTGKHKYILEMLKDQEVKINRLDVELENRLQHLRETYTISFEAAKLKYTMTMPAEDARKKVKLIKLSIEELGTVNLGAIDEYERVAERHTFLLEQRDDLEEAKTTLHQLITEMDEEMKKRFSTTFEGIRMEFQSVFSELFGGGRADLVMTNPEDLLNTGIDIVAQPPGKKLQNLGLLSGGERALTAIALLFGILKVRPVPFCVLDEVEAALDEANVARFAQYLKKFSDETQFIVITHRKGTMEESDVLYGVTMQESGVSKLVSVRLDDGEELITSE; translated from the coding sequence GTGTTTTTAAAAAGATTAGAAATAGCAGGGTTTAAGTCTTTTGCTGAGCGTGTATCTGTTGATTTTGTCCCAGGTGTAACTTCTGTAGTAGGACCTAATGGAAGCGGGAAAAGTAATATTACTGATGCAATTCGCTGGGTACTTGGTGAACAATCTGCAAAATCATTACGTGGTGCAAAGATGGAGGATATTATTTTTGCAGGTAGTGATACGAGGAGAGCAGTTAATGTTGCTGAAGTAACATTAACTTTAAATAATGAAGATCAACGGTTACCAATTGAATACAATGAGGTGTGTGTAACACGTCGTGTATCTCGTTCAGGTGATAGTGATTTTTATATTAATAAACAATCATGTAGATTGAAAGATATTATCGATTTATTTATGGACTCTGGTATGGGAAGAGAAGCTTTTTCAATTATTAGCCAGGGGAAAGTGGAAGAGATTTTAAGTAGTAAGTCAGAAGAGCGTCGAGGTGTATTTGAAGAAGCGGCAGGTGTACTGAAATACAAACTTCGCAAAAAGAAAGCTGAAGGGAAATTAGCAGAAACACAAGAAAACTTAAATCGTGTACAAGATATAATTCATGAATTAAGTAGTCAAGTAGAACCTTTAGAAAGACAAGCTTCTATTGCGAAAGATTATCTCGAGAATAAAGAAGAATTAGAGAAAGTAGAAGCGGCGCTTATTGTCCATGAAATTGAAGAATTGCATGAGAAATGGGAAGCGCTTCGAAATCAGTTTGGGCATAATAAAAACGAAGAAGTTAAAATGTCAACGAATTTACAAAAAAGTGAAGAAGAGCTTGAGGAATTACGAGGACAATTACAAGCCGTAGATGAGTCTGTAGACTCGTTACAAGAAGTACTTCTTCTTTCTAGTAAAGAGCTAGAAAAACTAGAAGGGCAGCGTGAGTTGCTAAAAGAGAGAAAGCAAAATGCTACGACGCATTGTGCGCAACTTGAGCAGTTAATTGTTGAATTGACAGAGAAAGCTAAAAGTTATGATGGTGAAATTGAGTCAAGTACAGAAGCTTTAATGCAATTTGTGAATGAAGTAAAAGAGTTGGAGCAAAAATTGCATGATAATGAGCAATTGCTTGCTACTTTTGCTGACAATTTAGAGGAACAGATTGAGAATTTAAAAGGTGACTATATTGAACTTTTAAATCAACAAGCTAGTCATCGTAATGAATTATCTATGATCGAAGAACAATCTAAACAGCAAACGTCTAAAAACGAGCGTCTGGATGAAGAAAATGCGAAATATGTAGAAATGCGTATGGAAATTACAGCGAAAAAGACGAAACTTGTAGAAAGTTACGAACAAGTGAAAGAAAAAGTAGCTGGCATTATCTCGAACATACAGAAGACAGAGGCGGCGCTTGGGAAATGTAAGACGCAGTATAGTGAAAATGAAACAAAACTGTATCAAGCATATCAATTTGTGCAACAGGCACGTTCTCGAAAAGAAATGCTTGAAGAGATGCAAGAAGATTATTCTGGCTTCTATCAAGGTGTACGTGAAGTATTGAAAGCTAGAGAAAATAGGTTGCAAGGTATCGAGGGTGCTGTTGCGGAACTGTTAACGGTACCGAAAGAATATGAAGTTGCAATGGAAATCGCTCTAGGTGCAGCAATGCAGCATATTGTTGTACAAACAGAGGAACATGCTCGTAATGCGATTGCATTTTTAAAGCAAAATAAACATGGACGTGCAACGTTTTTACCGCAAGCTGTTATTAAAAGCAGATCGTTATCATTTGAGCAATTACGTATTGTAAATCAACACCCATCGTTTGTAGGTGTGGCGGCAGAACTTGTGCAGTACAACAATAAATATGAAAATGTAGTTTCAAATTTATTAGGAACTGTTATTGTTGCGAAAGATTTACGCGGAGCAAATGAGTTAGCGAAACAACTGCAATACCGTTATCGCATTGTAACAATCGATGGTGACGTAGTGAATCCTGGCGGTTCTATGACTGGTGGGGCGGTAAAACAAGCGAAATCTTCTTTATTAGGACGCCAACGTGAACTAGAAGAGTGGACTCGCAAGTTAACTGATATGGAAGAAAAAACAACGAAGTTAGAAAACTTTGTTAAAGCAGTAAAACAAGAGATTCAAGAAAAAGAAGTGAAAATACGCGAACTAAGGCAAACTGTAGAAGCAGAGCGTGTAGATGAGCAGAAATTAAGAGAAGAGATTAATCGTTTAGAATTAGAAGAACATCGTATTAATGACCGCTTATCTATTTATGATTTAGAGATTGAAGGGTTTTTACAAGATCGAGTAAAAATACAAGGGCGTAAAGAGGAGTTAGAAGGGATTTTAACGAATCTTCAAGCTGATATCACTGAGTTAGATAGTAAAATTGTAGCTTTAACAAAACAAAAAAGTGAGCAACATTCTTCGAAAGAAAAAGTTCAAAAAGAAATGACTGAGTTAAAAGTACTGGCAGCTGAAAAGCAACAACGCTTATCTAATCAAAAAGAAAAAGTTGAACGATTGACGAAGGAAAAAGAAGAAACGGATGCGACGCTTGTAAAAACGAAAGAGGATTTAGCGTTCTTAAAACAAGAAATGACATCTAATTCAAGTGGTGAAGAGCAAATTACGAATATGATTGAGAAGAAAGCGTATGATCGTAATCAAACTTCAGAGTTAATTCGCTCTCGTCGTGAACAACGTATATCGTTGCAAGAGAGAGTAGAACATTTAGAACGCGATTTGAAAGAAACGACAGGTAAACATAAATATATTCTTGAAATGTTGAAAGATCAAGAAGTGAAAATAAACCGACTTGATGTCGAGTTGGAAAATAGATTACAACATTTGCGTGAAACATATACGATTTCATTTGAAGCAGCAAAACTAAAATATACAATGACAATGCCTGCAGAAGATGCACGTAAGAAAGTAAAATTAATTAAATTATCCATAGAAGAGTTAGGTACAGTGAACCTAGGGGCAATTGATGAATATGAACGTGTAGCGGAGCGTCATACATTCTTACTAGAGCAGAGAGACGACCTAGAAGAAGCGAAAACGACATTGCACCAGCTTATTACCGAAATGGATGAAGAAATGAAAAAACGCTTTTCTACTACGTTTGAAGGCATTCGAATGGAGTTTCAATCGGTATTCTCTGAATTATTTGGAGGCGGTAGAGCGGATTTAGTAATGACCAATCCAGAGGATTTACTAAATACGGGTATTGATATTGTAGCGCAACCGCCAGGGAAGAAATTGCAGAACTTAGGTTTACTTTCAGGTGGAGAGCGTGCTTTAACGGCAATTGCGCTTTTATTTGGTATTTTAAAAGTGCGCCCAGTACCGTTCTGTGTACTAGATGAGGTAGAGGCGGCCCTTGATGAGGCGAATGTAGCTCGTTTTGCACAGTATTTAAAGAAATTCAGTGATGAGACGCAGTTTATTGTAATTACACATAGAAAAGGTACAATGGAAGAGTCTGATGTGTTGTACGGTGTAACAATGCAAGAATCAGGGGTATCTAAACTTGTTTCGGTTCGTTTAGATGACGGGGAAGAACTTATTACAAGTGAATAG
- the rncS gene encoding ribonuclease III yields the protein MPYRKHREKKYETKYREAFKVFQEKIGITFTDEKLLIQAFTHSSYVNEHRKKPHEDNERLEFLGDAVLELTVSQYLFQKYPTMSEGELTKLRAAIVCEPSLVRFANELSFGSLVLLGKGEEMTGGRERPALLADVFEAFIGALYLDQGLETVWEFLKEIVYPKINEGAFSHVMDYKSQLQELIQRDGSGNVEYQILQEKGPAHNREFVSRVTLNNVALGLGSGKSKKEAEQQAAAEALKKLKEQL from the coding sequence ATGCCGTACCGAAAACATAGAGAAAAAAAATACGAAACAAAATATCGTGAAGCATTTAAAGTATTTCAAGAAAAGATAGGTATTACGTTTACTGATGAAAAATTATTGATTCAAGCATTTACGCATTCATCGTATGTGAATGAGCATCGAAAAAAACCGCATGAAGATAATGAGCGTCTTGAATTCCTTGGAGATGCAGTATTGGAACTAACTGTATCGCAGTATCTGTTTCAAAAATATCCGACAATGAGCGAAGGAGAGTTAACAAAACTACGTGCAGCTATTGTATGTGAGCCATCTCTTGTTCGTTTTGCGAACGAATTGTCATTTGGTAGCCTAGTTTTATTAGGAAAAGGTGAAGAAATGACAGGTGGACGTGAACGACCAGCTTTATTAGCGGATGTCTTTGAAGCGTTTATTGGTGCCCTTTATCTTGATCAAGGGCTAGAAACAGTTTGGGAATTCTTAAAAGAAATTGTATATCCGAAAATTAATGAAGGTGCTTTTTCTCATGTGATGGATTATAAGAGTCAGTTACAAGAATTGATTCAGCGTGATGGTAGTGGTAATGTTGAGTATCAAATTTTGCAAGAAAAAGGACCAGCTCACAATCGAGAATTTGTGTCACGTGTTACGTTAAATAACGTAGCTTTAGGTCTTGGTAGTGGTAAGTCGAAAAAAGAAGCAGAGCAACAAGCTGCTGCAGAAGCATTAAAAAAATTAAAAGAACAACTATAA
- the acpP gene encoding acyl carrier protein produces MADVLERVTKIIVDRLGVEETEVVPAASFKEDLGADSLDVVELVMQLEDEFEMEISDEDAEKIATVGDAVTYIESHL; encoded by the coding sequence ATGGCAGATGTTTTAGAGCGTGTAACAAAAATCATCGTTGATCGTTTAGGTGTAGAAGAAACTGAAGTAGTACCAGCTGCGAGCTTTAAAGAAGATTTAGGCGCAGACTCCCTAGATGTAGTAGAACTTGTAATGCAATTGGAAGATGAATTCGAAATGGAAATTTCTGATGAAGATGCTGAAAAGATTGCTACTGTTGGCGATGCTGTGACTTACATAGAGAGTCATCTATAA
- the fabG gene encoding 3-oxoacyl-[acyl-carrier-protein] reductase encodes MLKGKVALVTGASRGIGRAIAIDLAKQGANVVVNYAGNEQKANEVVDEIKKLGSDAIAVRADVANADDVTNMVKQTVDTFGQVDILVNNAGVTKDNLLMRMKEEEWDTVINTNLKGVFLCTKAVSRYMMRQRHGRIVNIASVVGVTGNPGQANYVAAKAGVIGLTKTSAKELASRNITVNAIAPGFIATDMTDVLDENIKAEMLKLIPAAQFGEAQDIANTVTFFASDQSKYITGQTLNVDGGMVM; translated from the coding sequence ATGTTAAAAGGGAAGGTAGCATTAGTAACTGGCGCTTCACGTGGAATTGGTCGCGCGATTGCGATCGATTTAGCGAAACAAGGGGCAAATGTAGTAGTAAATTATGCTGGTAATGAACAAAAGGCAAATGAAGTAGTTGATGAAATTAAGAAATTAGGTTCGGATGCAATTGCAGTAAGAGCAGACGTTGCAAATGCTGATGATGTTACAAATATGGTGAAACAAACAGTAGATACATTTGGACAAGTTGATATTCTTGTAAATAATGCTGGTGTAACAAAAGATAATTTATTAATGCGTATGAAAGAAGAAGAATGGGATACAGTTATTAATACAAACTTAAAAGGTGTATTCTTATGTACGAAGGCAGTATCTCGTTATATGATGCGTCAACGTCATGGACGTATTGTTAATATCGCTTCTGTTGTCGGAGTAACAGGAAACCCAGGACAAGCGAATTATGTAGCTGCTAAAGCTGGTGTAATTGGATTAACAAAAACATCAGCGAAAGAATTAGCGAGCCGAAATATTACAGTGAATGCAATTGCTCCAGGGTTTATTGCGACTGATATGACGGATGTATTAGATGAAAATATAAAAGCTGAAATGTTAAAGTTAATTCCTGCAGCTCAGTTTGGTGAAGCACAAGATATCGCAAATACTGTAACATTTTTCGCTTCTGATCAAAGCAAATATATTACAGGACAAACGCTAAATGTTGATGGCGGAATGGTAATGTAA
- the fabD gene encoding ACP S-malonyltransferase encodes MGKIAFLFPGQGSQAVGMGKQLAENNKEVAKVFAKADEVLQDSLSEVIFEGPQEKLTLTTNAQPALLTTSFAVLTALKEYDITPDFVAGHSLGEYSALVAAGALTFEDAVYAVRKRGEYMEEAVPGGEGAMAAILGADPHMLKQVTEEVTSEGYAVQIANMNSTKQLVISGTKQGVEIASQRAKENGAKRAIPLKVSGPFHSSLMKPAAEKFQSVLNEITIHDTNIPVIANVTADVITSGADIQEKLIEQLYSPVLWYPSIECMVKQGVDTFIEIGPGKVLAGLMKSIDSSVKAYAIYDEETLKDTISNLRGEN; translated from the coding sequence ATGGGAAAAATAGCATTTCTTTTTCCGGGCCAAGGTTCACAGGCAGTTGGAATGGGTAAACAATTAGCAGAGAATAATAAAGAGGTTGCAAAAGTGTTTGCAAAAGCAGATGAGGTGTTGCAAGATTCACTTTCGGAAGTGATTTTTGAAGGGCCGCAGGAAAAGCTTACATTAACAACAAATGCGCAGCCTGCATTATTAACAACGAGTTTTGCTGTTTTGACAGCTTTAAAAGAGTATGACATTACACCTGACTTTGTCGCTGGTCATAGTTTAGGTGAATATAGCGCTCTTGTAGCGGCGGGTGCATTAACTTTTGAAGATGCTGTATATGCTGTAAGGAAACGCGGGGAATATATGGAAGAAGCTGTTCCAGGCGGGGAAGGTGCAATGGCGGCTATATTAGGTGCTGATCCACATATGCTGAAACAAGTTACAGAAGAAGTAACAAGTGAAGGATATGCAGTGCAAATCGCTAATATGAATAGTACGAAGCAACTTGTGATTTCTGGAACGAAGCAAGGAGTAGAGATTGCTTCTCAAAGAGCGAAAGAAAATGGTGCAAAGAGAGCAATTCCACTAAAAGTAAGTGGGCCATTCCATTCGTCACTTATGAAGCCGGCAGCTGAGAAGTTCCAAAGTGTTTTAAATGAAATTACAATTCATGACACGAATATTCCTGTTATTGCAAATGTTACGGCGGATGTTATTACAAGTGGTGCAGACATTCAAGAAAAGTTAATCGAACAGCTTTATTCGCCTGTATTATGGTACCCGTCTATTGAATGTATGGTGAAGCAGGGAGTAGATACATTTATTGAAATTGGACCTGGAAAAGTACTTGCTGGACTTATGAAGTCAATTGATTCATCAGTGAAAGCATATGCGATATACGATGAAGAGACATTAAAAGATACCATTTCAAATTTGAGAGGAGAAAACTGA
- the plsX gene encoding phosphate acyltransferase PlsX translates to MKIAIDAMGGDHAPKAVVLGAMKAIKEYSDLHITLVGKEEEIRQYLTSDERITILHTDEKIESTEEPVRAVRRKKQASMVLAAQQVKDGEADACISAGSTGALMAAGLFVVGRMEGIERPALSPTMPTVDGKGFVMLDVGANVDAKPIHLYQYAVMGSVYAEKVRGIENPRVGLLNVGTEDGKGNELSKQVFAMLKDAPINFVGNVESRDLLQGVADVVVCDGFTGNVALKSLEGTALALFSMLKEQLMSSFTSKLAAAVLKPKLMVLKDKMDYSEYGGAALFGLKAPVIKAHGSSNDQSIFSAIRQTREMVAKEVIPTISNVMEKEPLQ, encoded by the coding sequence ATGAAAATCGCAATAGATGCAATGGGTGGAGATCACGCTCCAAAGGCTGTAGTATTAGGGGCAATGAAAGCTATTAAGGAATATTCTGATTTACATATTACGTTAGTAGGGAAAGAAGAGGAAATTCGTCAATACTTAACGAGTGATGAACGAATTACTATTCTTCATACAGACGAAAAAATAGAATCGACGGAGGAACCAGTAAGAGCGGTTCGTCGAAAAAAACAAGCTTCAATGGTACTTGCGGCACAGCAAGTAAAGGATGGAGAAGCAGACGCTTGTATATCCGCAGGTAGTACAGGAGCTTTAATGGCAGCTGGATTATTTGTTGTCGGTCGTATGGAAGGAATTGAACGACCAGCTTTATCACCTACAATGCCAACTGTTGATGGAAAAGGTTTTGTTATGTTAGATGTTGGAGCAAATGTTGATGCAAAACCAATTCATTTATATCAATATGCAGTAATGGGATCTGTTTACGCTGAGAAGGTAAGAGGAATTGAAAATCCTCGCGTTGGACTATTAAACGTTGGAACAGAGGATGGAAAAGGAAACGAGCTTTCAAAGCAAGTATTTGCAATGCTTAAGGATGCGCCAATTAATTTCGTTGGGAACGTTGAATCAAGAGATTTATTGCAAGGTGTAGCAGATGTTGTTGTATGTGATGGTTTTACAGGGAATGTAGCGTTGAAATCATTAGAGGGAACAGCACTTGCGCTATTCTCTATGTTGAAAGAACAACTAATGAGTTCGTTTACGAGTAAATTAGCAGCGGCAGTATTAAAGCCAAAACTTATGGTATTAAAAGATAAAATGGATTATTCGGAGTATGGGGGAGCTGCATTATTTGGATTGAAAGCACCTGTCATTAAGGCTCACGGTTCTTCTAATGACCAGTCGATATTTAGTGCGATTCGTCAAACGAGAGAAATGGTAGCGAAAGAAGTAATTCCTACGATTTCAAACGTAATGGAGAAAGAGCCACTCCAATAA
- the fapR gene encoding transcription factor FapR, with translation MKKRRSKKERQELLQQTIESNPFITDEDLAEKFQVSIQTVRLDRMELSIPELRERIKHVATKQHEEDVKSLPLEEVVGEIIDIELDRHAISIFEVKVEHVFKRNQIARGHHLFAQANSLAVAVIDEELALTAKSTIRYIRPVKLGERVVAKARVEDVENDKGRTVVKVRSFVGEELVFTGTFEMYRSSNYSEEGNNL, from the coding sequence ATGAAAAAAAGAAGAAGTAAAAAAGAAAGACAAGAGTTATTACAACAAACAATCGAATCAAATCCTTTTATTACGGATGAAGATTTAGCGGAAAAATTTCAAGTGAGTATACAAACAGTACGACTTGATCGTATGGAATTGTCTATTCCTGAATTAAGAGAGAGAATTAAACATGTAGCTACAAAGCAACATGAAGAAGATGTAAAATCTTTACCGCTAGAAGAGGTTGTTGGAGAAATTATTGACATTGAATTAGATAGACATGCAATCTCTATCTTTGAAGTGAAGGTAGAACATGTATTTAAAAGAAATCAAATTGCCCGTGGGCATCATCTGTTTGCGCAAGCAAACTCACTAGCTGTTGCGGTTATTGATGAAGAATTAGCTTTAACTGCAAAGTCTACCATTCGCTACATTCGCCCTGTAAAATTAGGAGAGCGTGTTGTTGCAAAAGCGCGCGTTGAAGATGTAGAGAATGATAAGGGACGGACGGTTGTCAAAGTGCGTAGCTTCGTTGGAGAAGAACTTGTTTTTACAGGCACTTTTGAAATGTATCGATCTAGTAATTATAGTGAGGAAGGTAACAACTTATGA